A window of Desulfobulbus oralis genomic DNA:
GCTGCGCCAGTATCTGGCCGGCATTGACATGGGCCTGTCCACGGCCGAGCTGGGCGTGGCCGCGAGCGGTACCTGCATGCTCAATACCGACAGCGAAGACGTGCGTCTGGCCGGCATGATTGCGGAGATTTCCGTGCTCCTCCTGAAGAAGTCTGCCATTTATCCCGATCTGCCGTCCATCACCCAACTGGTCCGCGAGCGCATGGCGGCCAACACGGCCACCTATACCACACTGGTCACCGGCCCGAGCCGCACCGCTGATATCGAACGGGAGCCGGCGGTAGGCGTGCACGGCCCACTGGAACTGCACATCAT
This region includes:
- a CDS encoding LutC/YkgG family protein, with product MNHEELVAAFVAKAQAVNAVVQELPDMAAALDYVVDICEKKAPAEMLADEPGTAQGPLGPNKVPTRVQKIVAAPELNDADFAKLAAACEARGFLCLKGGLRQYLAGIDMGLSTAELGVAASGTCMLNTDSEDVRLAGMIAEISVLLLKKSAIYPDLPSITQLVRERMAANTATYTTLVTGPSRTADIEREPAVGVHGPLELHIILLED